The Rhodococcus triatomae genome includes a window with the following:
- a CDS encoding HAD family hydrolase: protein MSRILTARTFPHHTGRGRYGTVFVDFGGVLSPPIEDLFLDYERKTGISPAQLKAAMASVANGLGVDVLAPVELGLISEVEWVERMHRWLVPRGVDVSRSEPDFGAQWFAGHQVNTAVRDLVIDLSGKGYRVGILTNNVREWEPYWRRMVDLDDHVDVIVDSYAVGVRKPDPEIFRIAEERIGAAPGTSILVDDLGVNCEAARSAGWGAVRFGDTDQAVADLRELLSVPAQAPGALQVEVTQR from the coding sequence ATGAGCCGGATACTCACTGCCCGCACGTTCCCGCACCACACCGGCCGAGGCCGGTACGGCACGGTCTTCGTGGACTTCGGCGGGGTCCTGTCCCCACCGATCGAGGATCTCTTCCTCGACTACGAGCGCAAGACCGGAATCTCTCCGGCACAACTGAAAGCGGCCATGGCCAGTGTCGCGAACGGACTCGGCGTCGACGTCCTCGCCCCGGTCGAACTCGGTCTGATCTCCGAGGTCGAATGGGTCGAACGGATGCACCGCTGGCTCGTCCCGCGCGGCGTCGACGTGTCCCGTTCCGAACCGGACTTCGGCGCACAGTGGTTCGCCGGCCACCAGGTGAACACCGCCGTCCGCGACCTGGTGATCGATCTGTCCGGGAAGGGCTACCGCGTCGGGATCCTGACCAACAACGTCCGTGAGTGGGAACCGTACTGGCGGCGGATGGTCGATCTGGACGACCACGTCGACGTCATCGTCGATTCCTACGCGGTCGGGGTCCGCAAGCCCGATCCGGAGATCTTCCGCATCGCCGAGGAGCGGATCGGTGCCGCACCGGGAACATCGATTCTCGTCGACGATCTGGGCGTCAACTGCGAGGCCGCACGATCCGCCGGCTGGGGGGCGGTCCGCTTCGGCGACACCGATCAGGCGGTGGCCGACCTCCGGGAACTGCTGTCGGTCCCGGCGCAGGCTCCGGGTGCACTCCAGGTCGAGGTGACGCAGCGATGA